The segment tcctcgaaagcatgaggacctaccaaactccggatgaatactgatgtccggatagctgcaacaacgaacctgtagctctagcgtccacctgtgcctgcacctaaaaatagatgttcgtatggaattagtacacacttgtactaagtatgagtatatgcaagtacacaccagggacatgcatgaggaagaatagctctttcctaacaacatgatttttggaagtcaagtcagtggacttgccaaattgagattgggaaagttatgccatgagagtgacatgcatcattataattatcgtatagcacacaaaacataacatattcatataacacataacatataacacatactttctttcatattattcattcgtataccatgagaccttattatcatagacttaactttaagactttccaaaatgagggctcaacatatgggacctcaactagggagccttctttagcaaacacagagtctgcttcactcattcattcgtatttcatttcaattcattcataggccagtgcgaacaccagctatacctaggatgtagtttaagactttcatcgggtttgctgtgcaatgatcaggaatgacctaatgtcattacctgaatctagctcacctcttgattatcctatcctaacaccttcggtatcattcatttctttatatgattcatttgaggctggcctcattcattcattgggaactttaactttaaccgacatagatcatgtgagcatcatgaaatccagtgtcttccccacaccgaaaagaggtggaatcaccggccaaagcgattcaaataacatgctagcgtatatgggaatttaaccccgccagatccctatagtggcaatataggttcaaagactaggagatgtgtggagacccatacccggcaagccggacagtctcatctcatgagaattacgtgaacctccgcccttcccgaaagaaggcatcaccactcatagctagcctatcggtgctcggtataaagttccattacatgcaactcatacatcatagaagtttgcttctagtatgaagacatcatagctcaatagatgatttctcatctcatcattagtattaagtgttttaaactcaatatttttattagagtattcatagagactggtctcttcattatcttacactctcattggtgagtatgtatcggtaacatttacttaagctcatttaagattgctctcatcatacgcattaacctcacatcatgattgtcaccacattcttcatttcattacgtatatcttaggttcacttattcttgaacgtatgttaaacttatatatctatacatacaagccatgaggcttcatttatagttcgttaagtgaattcttgtttttctaagattatgtattacaagacttatgtatcttgtatatatgccaagatctttgatttttaatctacgtagatgacattattcttgaatatttcactcacgtatgacttatgtatcaatacggaggtttggacacgagaacccaaattttgaattatttggatatcatttatatttttcattgatttttgttctaatattcataaatttagaactctaagttaagtctcaacattttcgtgaaataataaattttctattttaattagaattctaaattaaatttcaatcatttacatgaaagaataattttctaatttaattagaattccaatttaaatctcaatatttacataaaagaattaatattctatttttaattaaaattctaaattaaatctcaatgtttacataagagaattaattttccaactttaattagaattttaatttactattattattatttttaattaaattcgcttgaatagggaggttgtgggttcgaacccccacagcccccttatttttcctctcattttcgctgaagaggaggctgtgaggtggtgggttcgaacccccacagcccctctattttttttttaattctttgacatccaaaaatttccagattctttttaaacctatttctatgtttttggaaatttattccactattttttctgcactttttcatcaagtttcacattagttcttagggagatttcatggttcattcacttcactatgcttcatcaaaatgaacatcacattgcacacccatttcacacataaaatacatgataaataaacaacttatatACCCCAAAACAATGCCTAAAACACTGCCCTATACACACCCATACATCAACTTTTTCCGGTCATATTCTGATGATCATTATCGCGATTTCCCGCACATAAACAcactcatatttaatttaaacacatcattcatgcaaaaatctagcagcacaacatacccatcctacaaattcattagggagctaaggacaaggacatacgaaggggaacaaccttagtttcaagagtttaagaaacgtccgaaagaaagtactcttggagaaagaattccatgagagaaactcataccttaatcgatgttcaaactttaatgttgctgcccggaaaactcctccaaaccactcccaattcacttcaaagtatacctctcttagccttgacgttttgattactttttcttttgcttaaaaaatttttttgtgagttcttcaagcatgaaaattattgatattttggcagaaataatgtgaggaagatggagaacgtgagagagggagtttagaagcgtgagagagagagggctaattggattaggagactaattcaagaattagtcaaataacattaaaataaataaatacaaatctgttttatttatttatttatttattcatttaaaacgtgaaaggacaattatgcccttaaatacctatttattcttatttacataattctcttttttttttgaatcgttacaacttgacaataagaaaaaaatgaagttgatcttgtatttcattttgatgtatattataataataattttaaaaaaaagtacatgtGTTACTGTAGTACAAAACTTTTGGATAGGcaacatcaatatatatatatagcttgaCTAGCTAGTGATTCAAAACATTGAGGAGGGACACTCGGGTTTTGATTAAACGCCTGAAAAAGCATTCAAGCCCTTGTTCAACAACCTCAATGGTTACCTCCATTTCTCGCAACTGATTCGTCAATTCTTCATATTTGCTGGCCTTGTTGTGACTGAGAAGTGAGAACAAAGCAGCATCAACATTGTCGAATTCATTGGTTTCACTTTTTGAGATCATAATCTTGGACAACAAGGACCAACTACGATCCTGTTCCATTGACATAGGACAACAAACCCTTAAATAGTCCTAGAGTGACTAACTGGACATCCTGCAATTCTCTAACAACAGCAGAGGTTGATGCCAAGTTATCATGCTAATTTTTAACAAGTTTTTGGATCATCTTCTTGGACTTGTTCTAGAGGTTAAATAGCCAGAAATGTCATCTTCTACGAAGAGCTGAAAGAAGGTGTTGTCTGTTTTGTTTTTCATGATCAT is part of the Solanum lycopersicum chromosome 1, SLM_r2.1 genome and harbors:
- the LOC104645481 gene encoding LOW QUALITY PROTEIN: uncharacterized protein (The sequence of the model RefSeq protein was modified relative to this genomic sequence to represent the inferred CDS: inserted 2 bases in 1 codon), which encodes MRRVCLVMQVIETADCLGPDLPERRDIILVNQKTTLKHARSSSFPSISHPIVSQFDEQLSRLTSSSVATSSSLSSFTCRFGDLENLSDYTQDLLQLPHVQQAISLNIDEGYLKVLDMCATIKDLLSNDHEKQNRQHLLSALQQHDNLASTSAVVRELQDVQLVTLGLFKGLLSYVNGTGSXSWSLLSKIMISKSETNEFDNVDAALFSLLSHNKASKYEELTNQLREMEVTIEVVEQGLECFFRRLIKTRVSLLNVLNH